The genome window TGAGCAGCACCAGGCCGACGGTGAGCAGCAGCACGCCGACCGGGTCCAGCGAAGCCCGGCGGCCGGGGCGCACGTCGGTCAGCAGCAGGGGGCCGAGCACCAGGACGGCCACGCCGATGGGCAGGTTGATGTAGAAGACCCAGCGCCAGTCGGCGACGGTGATCAGCAGCCCGCCGAGTGTGGGGCCCGCGACGGTCGCCACGCCCGCGATCGCGCCCCACACGCCGAGCGCCGAGCCGCGCCGCTCCGCGGGGAAGACCGCGATGATGAACGTCATGGTCTGCGGCAGCAGTAGCGCCGCGCCCAGGCCCTGCACGAACCGGCCGGCGATCAACTGCTCGGTGTTCTGGGCCAGGCCGCAGGCCATGGACGACACGGTGAAGAGCACCACGCCGCCGAGGAAGAGGTTGCGCGGCCCCCAGAGGTCGCCGAGGCGCCCCGCGGTGATGAGGAACGCCGCCACGGCGATGACGTAGCCGTTGATCATCCAGGCGATGTCGGCGAGGGACGCGTGCAGGTCGCCGGAGATGCTCGGCACGGCGACGTTGATGATCGTCATGTCGAGCATGGTCATGAAGTAGCCGAGGGACAGCACCGTCAGCATGGCCCAGGGGTTGCCGCGCAGCTTCGTGTTCATGTGACTCCTTGGGAAGCGGTCCGGTGCGGGCGGCAGCGGCCGGACGCGTCGCCGCCGCCCCCGGCGGACCGAGTCAGCCGAAGAACGGCCGGTCGATGATCCAGAGCCAGGTGCCGTCGGGCTGGCGGTGGGCAACCTCGGCACGGGCGCCACCGTCGTCGGTGCGCGCCGTCGTCAGGGCGTAGTCGCCGCTGCGCAGCACGGGCAGCACCGTGCCCGCGTCGAACTTGGGCTTCTTCGCCAGCAGTTGGGTGTAGACCGCGCGCAGCGCCTCGTGGCCGGTGGTCTCGCGGCCCGGCGGGACGGCCACCACGGCGTCCGGCTCGTACAGCGCCAGCAGCCCCTCTACGTCCCCGGCGTTGCCGCGTTCGATGAAGAGCCGCAGCAGGTCCTCCGGGCTCTTGGCGGTTTCGCGTTCAGTCATCCGCGTACTCACTCTCCACATCGGTGTGCGAACGGCAGGCGGCAGCGGTGCGCGCGCGTGCCGGTGCGCACGGGCCTGCCGTCCGGGAATTGTGGCAGTGCATTCCGTTTCGGGGGCAGCGCGAAGTCCTCACTTGCACAGCGGACTTGCACACGGAATAGGTCCCGGCCGGGCGTTCGACTGCGTACATTGTCCGGGGACCCGGACGGGTCGTACGGTGCCGCGGATCCGAATGGCTTCCACCGAAGGAATTTCACCGCGATGACCGAAACCGTCACCTCGGAAGACACGGCTGAATTGCTTCCCGAATTCCCACTGCGTTTCGGCGAGGAGGAGTCCCGCACGGACGGAGCCCTGGCCTACGCGCACCTCGCGACCGGCGACCCGGTGACCCGGGTGCGGCTGCCCAGCGGCCGTCCCGCCTGGCTGGTCACCGGCTATCAGGAGGTCCGCTCCGTCCTCACCGACGCGCGGGCCTCGCGGCAGGCCGCCGCCCGCTCGGACGGCGCGCAGGTCCTCGCCGTGGAGCGGGTCGGCACCTCGATCCTCACCCTCGACCCGCCGGACCACACCCGGCTGCGCCGGATCGTGGGCCGGGGCTTCACCGCGCGCCGCAGCGAGGCGCTGCGGCCCCGCATCGCCGAGATGGCCGGCGAACTGCTCGACGACCTCGCCGCCGGACCGCGTCCCGCGGACATCAACGAGCAGTTCTGCATGCTGCTTCCGGTCCGGGTCATCTGCGAACTGCTCGGCGTGCCGCTCGGGGACCGGCACCGCTTCGAGGCGTGGCGGGACGCGCTGATCGCCCCGACCGGACCCGACCGGCCCTTCGACGCCGGTGCGCACCAGGCCCTGCTCGCGTACATCGGCGAGCTCGTGGCGGCCAAGCGCAAGGAACCGGGCGACGACCTGCTGAGCATCCTCGCCGCCGCCGGGCAGGGCCCCTCGGACAAGGACGACGCCCTGACCGATCAGGAGATCGTCGCGCTCGGCGGCACTCTGCTGGTCGCCGGCTTCGAGACCACCGTGGCCCAGCTCGGCCTCTGTCTGCGGGAGATCCTGGGCCGCCCGGAGGGTCTGCTGAGCGTGCCCACGGAGCGGACGGAGCTGGCCGCCGAGGTCGAGGAGCTGGTCCGCCGGCTGCCCATAG of Streptomyces cynarae contains these proteins:
- a CDS encoding YybH family protein, with translation MTERETAKSPEDLLRLFIERGNAGDVEGLLALYEPDAVVAVPPGRETTGHEALRAVYTQLLAKKPKFDAGTVLPVLRSGDYALTTARTDDGGARAEVAHRQPDGTWLWIIDRPFFG
- a CDS encoding cytochrome P450; translated protein: MTETVTSEDTAELLPEFPLRFGEEESRTDGALAYAHLATGDPVTRVRLPSGRPAWLVTGYQEVRSVLTDARASRQAAARSDGAQVLAVERVGTSILTLDPPDHTRLRRIVGRGFTARRSEALRPRIAEMAGELLDDLAAGPRPADINEQFCMLLPVRVICELLGVPLGDRHRFEAWRDALIAPTGPDRPFDAGAHQALLAYIGELVAAKRKEPGDDLLSILAAAGQGPSDKDDALTDQEIVALGGTLLVAGFETTVAQLGLCLREILGRPEGLLSVPTERTELAAEVEELVRRLPIGNFGGTLARQATEDMEVGGVRIRAGEVIVAATQAANFDPAAFPAPLDHDPARDNGSHQMAFGFGVHHCLGSPVARIEIQEALLALRTRFPDMRLAVPDEELRFVPGAASRRLERFPVTW